AACTACCAGCTCTACCGCCACCTCGAGGATCCAGGGTGGCGGCTGAGCTGGTTTTGGGCTGGCGATGAGGTGATCTTGGACGCGACGGGCGCGGAGGCGACCGAGCAGGGAAACTGCACTCGCTTCGTCGGCGCTCACAGCTGCGAGAAGCGGCCTGTAATGATGGACCTGGGCCCCGGCACGCCGTACAACCTTCAGGTCGCCAACTGCTGCCGGGGCGGTGTCCTGTCTTCGCTCGTGCAGAACAGCAAGGCGGCCACATCGACGTTCAGGATGATCGTCGGCAACTTTGCTCCTTCCAGCGACGGCGGCCCCCAGATGCCATTCAATTTCAGCATTGGGGTGCCAGGTTACACTTGCAGCAATGCCACAGTGGTGCCCCCATCCAGGACCCAGTTCGACAAGCAGCGGCACATCCAGGCCTTAAGTATGTCTTTTACTTGCGAGTGTAATTTATTTAGTAGAGGTCTTGCAATACATAGCATTTATCTGATTATTCTTGTTGTGCAATATATAGTTGCAGATAGGAATTAACAAATATCACAACACCAGGCAATGAAAATACACGAGTGATAGTCAAACACACAGTTTGCTTGCTCCACCCAAATCAACCAAAATCAAATTAAGTTACAATTCATTTAAAATAAATCATAAACTAATAGAGTATTTTGCTTCGACAATCATTCTGGCCGTGGTGACGGCGTCCATTGAGAGAAGTTAACCAACGCTATACCTATTACTTAATATATGGTAGAAACAGAAGCGGTATAATTTACACTGTACAGCAAAATCTATACTCGGAGACGGAACTTTGTGACACAAACCAATAGATGCTATAGCGTAATAACAACTAACAACTGCACAGATAGTGGTGGCTGCAACTACCTGATGCCGACAGGACAGAGAAAATACACTGCCTCCTGCACATGAGAACTATGCTTCTAAAGCTCGTTAATTTGTTCAAACACGAGTGTAGCTAGCAGATCAACTAAGCACACCTCAAATCCACTTTAATCAGGCCTTAGTAACATGGAATCTAGAAGTATCATACTTGTATTCTTTTGGGTAAAAGATATCGTACTTATGTAAATGCGCAAGAAACAGTACAAAGTTCAGTAAAGAGAAGCTAAAAACACCATTCATTTACTATACAACTGAACTATTTCTTCTCAAGCATGCAGCTATTCATTTACTATACAGCAGGGCTATTTCTAACCATCATCATTCTATTTGTTCCTGTGCAGTGACTTGGCAGGTCTTGTGCTTCTACTCACAGACAGTGGCGGCCCCACGGAAGTCTTGCTGCGTGTCGCTCTTCATGTTCTACAGTAGCGTGGTCGTGGAGTGTCCGCGTTGCATCTGCGGCGCCTGCCCAGTGACTTCCATGGCGCCGCAGTGCAAGGGACCCAAGGCCGAGCCTGCTGCCCGATGCACTGGGCACATGTGCCCAATCCAGGTGCACTGGCACATCAAGAAGAGCTACCGGGAGTACTGGCGTGTGAAGATGACTGTTAACAACTTCAACACGCTGAAGAACTTTAGTGACTGGAACTTCCTAGTGCAGCACCCCGGTATGCAGAACCTGACAGAAGTTTTTAGCTTCAACCACCACCCGCTAGTCCAGTATGGCACAATAAGTAAGTTCCACCACACTTAGCAATAAATTTTAAAGCCTTTCTTACGGAATCCCTTACTATATATTGCTTCCCTAAAATTTATTGAGACACCTACCTACTATTGTTTCTCAAAATTTCCCACTCAAACCTGAAAATTGATTTTTATTCAAAAAAACTGTCAGTATATACTGCTTAAAAAACCAGTATGTGCTCCTTTAAAAGGTCAGCATATACTCCTTATAAAAATGCACCATACACTCCTTCAAAATAGAGTCAGAAAATTTCCTTGAAGAAGAAATGTTAGTATATACTCCTGGAAAAAAATTAAAGTATATAGAATCAGCATATACTCCTTATAAAATTGCACTATATAGTCCTTCATAATACAGTCAGAAAATTCCTTTGAAGAAGAAACGTTAGTATATACTCCTAGAAAAAAATGCAGTATATAGAATCAGTATATACTCCTTATAAAATGCACTATATACTCCTTCAAAATGAAGTCAGAAAATTCACTTGAAGAAGAAACATTAGTATATACTCCTAGAAAAAATTGCAGTATATAGAATCAGCATATACTCCTTATAAAAATGCACTATCTACTCCTTCAAAATAATGTCAGAAAAATCCATTGAAGAAGAAACGTTAGTATATACTCCTAGAATTTTTTTGCAGCATATCGAATCCTTAGAGAAGTGCAGTCTACACTTCTTTAGAATGGCTATTATCTAGTCCATGAAAATGGAAATTGCTTAAGCTATACCTTCATAATCTTTTTTCTTGCTTTAGGTATACCTACTCGTAAATTGTTAATGAACTATAACTCGTACACATGCTTTATACGTATAATGTACACTCATTTTTAACAAAAATGTCCAAGATGTACGCTAGCTAGCTGAGGAGTGCAAGTTACGTACCAAATTTCCTAATTATTTAATTAAAGCTAGCGGCTGGATGCCCACTCGTAGGAAGTAGATATGCATGCTAATTACGTGGTCTATCGGGTTTATCCATCCAGCATATTCACTAGGACGGGAGGGACGGGAGTACATACTCTTGGGAGTATAAAAAAGGAGTCCGGACACCTTTTCTGTACTCCCAAGAGTACATACTCCCACCTCTTGACGGATACTTTTGGGTTGATCCAATCCTGTAGCAAACTAACCGCTTGCATGCAACTAAATTGGTTATGTGACCATGCGTGCATGCGGCCATGCATGGAACTACTTGACTAGAATCATGGGAGCGTGTGTGCAGTACTATTTAATTATTAATCACGAATCGGGATATGATTTACTGGTAGTATAATGCGTGATGTCTACGTTGTTGGGTGAAATGGAGTAGTATATCCATGAAGACGCTTATCACACAGAAGTTTGAAGAAGACTATATATATTTTCATGGGGTATATACTTGCTTTTTAAAGGAGCATATACTGATTCCAAGGAGTATATACTGCGTTGTTTTAAGGAGTACATACTGATTTTTTCTTTGAGTACATACTTTAATTTTAAGAAGTACGTCAAGGCTTTTTATGGGTGGTATATACTGTTTTTTCTGGAGAATATACTTTTTATTTGAAGGATTGTGTATTGCGTTTACAGGGTATATACTGCTTAATTTTTATGGACTATATACTGTTTAAGTTCCAAAGAGGAAGTATATACTGTTTTTTTCCTTCGGAAGCAGCATGAATTGCCTGTAATGAAAATAAATATATACTTCATCAGAATATATGCTCCAAGGCAACTATATACTACATTTGATAGAAAACAAAGGAGTATATACTACATTTGTTAGAAAACAAGGGAGTACATACAACATATTTTAGAAAGCACAAAGTAGCAGTACAATATTTTAGATCAGGTGAGTTGATGCAACGTATACAACTTTAGTATTTAGATCGGGAGCATAGTTATGTAGCAAACAAATGATCATAGATTAGTACTTCACTCTGCATCTTCCGTACATGTAGACAAAATAATTAGGAGACAAATGCTTCAAGAAACGCCATCAGTTGAAGATGCATGAAGTAACAAGCAATCAACTCATGAATTATATTTGTAGTAGCATCTCTGATCTGACGTCCATTCAGAGGAGCTGGGCACTATGGGAGTTGTGGCCACATGCTACCATCATGGCAGGTGCTGCGGCTCTCCTGCCCTTGCTTCATCATGCTTTGAGCCGTGGGGCGTTGACGGCCGACATCGCTTGTGTAGCTCCATTGTAGAATACAAGTCCATACGGTCCATTATCACACACAGCTGTTAGAATTAGATGGAAATATTGATAAAATCCGCACATCATCTCTGCTCTCCAGTCTGTTGGCTCTCCTGTTGGGGGTTTCATCATGTCAGTTTTCACACGGGAAGAAACTAGAACCTCTACCAAAGAAAGAAGAAAATCACGACGTATCTAGATGTGCAAGTAGCCGCCGACAAACATTTTCCTCACCTGATCCTAGCAGTGCGCCGCTGGTCTGCTTCCATGCAGGCCACTGCCGAGGGATCTCCTTCTGGAAGCCGGTGATGTGGCCTGTGTGGTCGGAGCGCCAACAACCTAGCCTTTTTACTATTATTATTTAAATCTAAATCTAAATGGATATGGCGCTAGGAAAATTCAACAAGAGACACATGGCAAGGAGtatgtactcctaggagtactaacccagtttcttatatatatatatatatatataacgcaGGTATCATAAATTCTCAATTGTTGCGAGACTAACAGATGGATTTTGCAGACGACACAGAGCTGTTCTGGGGGCTCCCGAACTTCAACACGATGTTGCTGCAGGACGGCTACGTGCAGTCGGAGATCCTACTGAGGAAGGGCCAGGACTTCACCTTCGATGCAGGTTGGGCGTTCCCGAGGAAGATGTACTTTGACGGCGGTGAGTGCGCGATGCCACCACCTGACGACTACCCACCGCTGCCCAGCGCCAGCTGCGATCAGCGCCTCTCGGCAGTGCTGAGGTCACTGCTGGCGGGCCTCGTCTTGTTGTTTCTCCTGTTCtaggggaggaggaggtcggtTCGTGCCCTTTATCCCTTCCCTGTACATTGCTTTATGAATTTATATAGTTTGCTAGTCCAGCTTTTGAGTTTGAGTAAACGGAAGAACCCCGAGTCACTTATTGCTACACCTGGCAACTAATCAACCTTTAAGTTTCCTTTTTGAGAAGTTTTCTGGGGACGCAggacgcacgcatgcatgcagctACTGCACTGCACATAAGCATCTCAGTTGTCGTTGGTACATGTGTCATTGCAGTGCTGATAACCAGCAACGCTACAGTTTTTGCAGCTCACATTGTTGGTTACTGGATGTTCCTAATCCTACATGTAGCTGGTTGTTGCTCTTTTTCTCTGAGCATATCCCTATGGATGGGTGTAACAGATTTACTACTCTGCAGTAGTGAAATAACCTCACACTTTCTTATAGTCTCTCATCTTATCTGCAGGAGAAGAAAGAAGTTATCAAGCCGTGGGACTTGGTCAGCTTTGCACAAAGAGAGGATCATGCTACTGGAGTTGTCAAGTATTGATGAATGCTTAGATTAGTGTCCCAGAACTGCTCTGATGGGCACTGCCGGGATGGATAGCTGCTTCGCAGTGTTTCTAGCTTGGTGCTTGGTGTTATATAGTTGTCCAAGGCGCTGTTCGTGTTAACCTTTCCAAATGCACTTATTAGTTTACTATATattccttcaaaattggtgccgcTCCTTCTGAGTGTTGCTGTAGACCAACAACCCGTTTAGACATCTTTGCGTTGCCCTGCGTGTGTTTGTTTCACTCTGTAACACCAAGCTGTCATATAAGCTTCAGTCAGTTCCGTTATATTTTTGTTCTTTTTTGCACTTGCTTCCCATCCTTGCCGTATGAGAGTAACTAGCGGTTGGGGCGCGCCATGGCGCGCCGCCTGATAGATAGTTGGGCGGTGCCAGGTTAGACGCGCCCCTTCCACGTTGTTGGATGTACTTCACAGTGTTAAAAGGAAGTGGCTTAGGAGTCATATTATATTAATATGTCCTTATAGTTTACATGACCGACGACCTAAACAACAGTGGTTCACAAGCAACACACGGGGCTTTGGGCACAAAAGTGAAGGCGGAGGAACAATCAATCATCTCTCGTGAAAAGGAGGTTCTGCCAAAATGATTTTCTATCAGTGAGTAACCGACTCATCTCTCCCATCTTCCTCCAACTCGCTTATCCCGCAGAAATGGTGTGGCTCCAGAGAAGATGAAGAAGTGGCACCGGCGCCATGGCCGTCCGAGCATTTTCCAGCCAAAGTGTGGCAATGGCACAACAAAGCAGCCGACGTTGACCTGATCTTCGCTATCCGGACCACCAGTTGCTCCCTCATCTCTTGCAGGAGCGCACCTCAGCTATCTTAGGTCCTTTTGTTCATCGACGCGGAGGAACGGCGGGCTTAGCCCCATGCTGGCTGCTTCTGTGGATTATGCGCCGCTGCTCGCTGCTTTCCATCCTGCTGGCACGTATCCGATAATGCAATGGCACACAAAATTCCCAGAGATTGGGAGAATAGAAGCTAGGTGTAATGAGAATTATCAAACTGAAACCACCAACGAGAGCACACCTGAGTCTGTTGGCGCGGTCTCACTCATCTTGGTGGTGTCCTCCTTTCGTCAGCTACCGCCTTTCTTGCCAAGCCTGTCATAGAATGAGTTGTCAATAATCAAGCTGCACTCCAATTTCCATCATCGCTAAAGCTATCACAAGAGAAAGTAGTCTGAGAACCATTCCAATGCTACTCAAGAAGCATAACTAAAGTGCTAAACATGCCAAAATTTCTGCAGGTACAgccaaaccaaaaaccaaaaaaattcagCATCTCGTACCACACAAAGTCCAGGAATACACAGAACAATAAACCTATGCACACTTTGAATATTTTTATGAAGTACTGGATTTGAAGTATGAAACTTTATAAGCCACATCTGCACCGACCGGTCTCAGTAAATCCACACAAAACAAGACTAAGAAAGAGTACTTCGGCTGACTTTTACAGCATGCAACTCCATTAGCCATGAAATCTTGTGAAGCCTGTTTTGATGATGGAAAATATACacaaatatgaaaacaaaagaGATTTATGAAAGAAAAGAAAGGAACCATCTTAAATGAAGAAACCTTAAGTTTTGCCCTCCCTGAACCCAACATGTACATACGAACAAACATGTGCCACTGCCACCATACCCCCACTTCATCAAACCACGTGCTAACTGATACATGGTCATGCTAATTTCACTTAGTTATTTGATGTCCATGTCTAATTGACTAAAGAAAGGACTCTACTCACAAGTCAAAATGTATATTTCATAATAgagttgtatatatatatattagtgatATCTTTGAATTACTTGAACTATTTACATATCTTTTAGATATTACAGTATGTTTTCTTCCCACAACCTCAAGCATATGAAAACTCACTTAAAGAACGAAGAATGTTAATAGTTCCGAAAGGAGAAGACCTACATAAGTATTCTATGAAAATACATTGTGATGTTGTCCCCTAGAGGAGAGGTCTCCACATTTGAGCCCCAAACCTGCATGGCAATGTGAAATAGTTGAAAATTAACAAAATCAGGAAATGAAGAGAAATCTGGAAACAAGGGCATCCAATTTAGAATAGTCATCCATACGAGGCATGGGTAAGTTCAGTGCACTTGGCCTCGGTTGGTATAACCTCTTCTTCAAGCATACAATTATCCTGCTGTAATAGCTACATGAAGCACAACTCTCCTGGCAAAACAAAGTAAAAAATTTATGACCAACTGTAATGGAAAATATAAAAATGCTGATCTTGCCCTTCTGATCGCCCTGAAAAgggggacgaggaagaagaggatgcaTATGAAAGGTGAAATAGATGATATGTCAGTCACTGACCTGGtatgttgtcacaccctagctagtcatgcattagagtgttgcatcatgtttactctttcatcagaaacctgaaatggggatgacagaacccccagtcccctctgaaaccaattagggtttactaaaaactttttcaatgaacctgaaatgcccttctaaaatgcccatcatttttgtcttggttcagaacctctgccaaaagtggtgcacattttcctaggccatcctagggtttttgaattaaatcataagtatttgaatttgggcatttaaaattatataaaatatttaaatgctcaaataactctaaactaaaatgtttcatgttggaaataatccaactatggtccaggaatagtttggtgatttttggagttgcctaagtattttatttaattcaacaaagttgcagaagtatttaaaaaatagaaaacagaaagaaatgggaaaagcttacctggcgcccagcaccgggcccacctgccggcccagcccagcaccgcgccagcgagctgcttgccggccaggcaggcaggcaggtgctcgacgacgagcaccgcatgggtgccacgcacctgctcgccgcctccctcgcccggctaacgccgtgaatcggcctccctctctcccccgaacctcccagacaccccctcccctctccagctcctctccctcgctctcccacgccatggccgacgccatcgccgccaccccctcgccgtagccacgccctccgtcaaccccacgccgtgccgccgtgtccaggagctccgccgccgtccacttcatcaagctagccgagccccgtgtgctcgtgcggcccgagaccaccgcaccgacctcgcccgagctcgccgtcgccggagatccccttcaacgccgtcgccgcctcagctcgtccccgaccccgccggtggcctctacggaagcgatgtgagcctagctacccctccgaccctccctctctctttcccgagccgtgtagccaccgcacgaagctcacacgcacgcaccgccgcggatctcgtcgccgacgtgctcccggccatcctccggccaacccgcggtgtccaacgccaCTCACAACGCTGCGTcgggcccaaccgtgcactccccgcacctcaccgatccccctagcgacaagttcgactttggccgaactccggtggccaccaaagtcgtcgccggcgccaactccggccaccccgaccccaacggactccaccaagagctgcggctcgacctcagctcctctccggtggcctccgcgactcatttggttgccggaacggcaaaaatcacttccgccgccgcgtcgggctcgccggcggctaaacgccggtgcagccgacccgggtttgaccacgggtgggccctggttgactcccctgagtcaatgacaggtggggcccagccctgttaattaaacaggtttagttttaattaaactttaattaattaatcaccctgacacgcgggacccactgtcaggtttgacctggacctgttccgttgacctgctgacgtcaggctgacgcaataaatgattttctggaattattctaatataggaaattccagaatatattttaaacttcaaaaattcataacttttattctgtaattccaaatcagacaaattatatatgaaaaatgatcagaaaaatccaatctatccatctgtactattttcatgcatgactaaacaagttaacttggtgtttaatgcagaacaaggaaaaacatttcaaagggccatgtttgagtttgaaatttgaatctttgattcaaattggttcaaacccttctggtcttagttgcattagcccaacacactcatattgctatgtttcatgcatgcatcatattgttgcacattgtttggtgatggttgtgtatcagtGTTTTTtacggcaggatctgcctccgaggagtaccgtgattaccctaacgaagaaccgtatcagtgcatcgaaccatcaggcaagcaaccaaccatttgatcatatcgatacaatcccatgttctcgctcctgctctcttttactgcattaaggcaacgcgtttcaaactgctgtgtgctatggtagttgaacccactttctctgcatgacctgtcattgccacagtaactagatgaaacccactagcatgtgtaggagttgattgagccacatgtatgtgttgttcctaccttgctatgcctgctatgcttagagtcgtgtcaggtctggttcatctgggtgatgggctagagtgaaatgattatgtcggtaatgaaagtggtgtggtgaacacgttttggtaaaggtatcgatgagaggccatgtaggagtacatggtgggttgtttcattgaagccgaccttaagcactgagatctgtatgtgtgatttaagaatcagctactaccatgcattgggcccgaaaccaatggaccctctcggcttcttattcaccctagttctccgtccaggagttgcaagtagtttctggtgtttgtagcctactggaggccgtggacagcgctgaccgtaggggtgggctgtgatgcggtaggtacgtggccgggtgtaccgaatacccgttaggtatctcgggaaccctgttcacatcgttcggggccgtatgggaaacctcggccggactccctgcggatggaacctggataggcgataaacctggactggaggcttaggtgattaggtaggtcgtggccgacacccacgttgggcttccgcttgaaggttgccgagtacatgtcgtgtaaacgacggtaagaggtgagagcgtgtatgaagaagtacacccctgcagggttatcatgatctattcgaatagccgcgtccgcggtaaaggactacttggttgcctatacagttcatagacaagtaaatggaaactactaaaagcctcaagataagtgtgagtgccgaggatggctcttccgtagggagacggaggtggatcctcggtagtgtattgaagtggtgagtaatggactcgtgtgcgcaaaaccatttcaaattggagtctcgtaggttagcctagccaagagtcaaagctggcttgctgcaataaccccaccaacccttcttgataatatgcatgtatgtaggttctgatgtaagtcttgctgagtacctttgtactcatgttgctataatttacattttacagaagacgctgcaaccccttctgatgggttctacgtagatgttgacatcaacgagtaggctaaaggcccaggtggtgatcctgagcttgagaaggaccacgtagtatagctaggctttccaagcctcttttatctttctagttgtctgtactcagacaagttacttccgctgctggtttgtatgactgtatgacttaaatgctgggtcgtgagacccgtacctttgtgtatgttatgtatggctctctgagccttaaataaagtacttgtgtcatagagtcatgttgtgatgccttgttgtatttgcacatatcgagcatattgtgtgtatgattgaaatgcttggtatgtgtgggatctgactatctagttgtttatctttagtagcctctcttaccgggaaatgtctcctagtgttaccgctgagccatggtagcttgc
Above is a window of Triticum aestivum cultivar Chinese Spring chromosome 6B, IWGSC CS RefSeq v2.1, whole genome shotgun sequence DNA encoding:
- the LOC123136652 gene encoding COBRA-like protein 7, which gives rise to MMDLGPGTPYNLQVANCCRGGVLSSLVQNSKAATSTFRMIVGNFAPSSDGGPQMPFNFSIGVPGYTCSNATVVPPSRTQFDKQRHIQALMTWQVLCFYSQTVAAPRKSCCVSLFMFYSSVVVECPRCICGACPVTSMAPQCKGPKAEPAARCTGHMCPIQVHWHIKKSYREYWRVKMTVNNFNTLKNFSDWNFLVQHPGMQNLTEVFSFNHHPLVQYGTINDTELFWGLPNFNTMLLQDGYVQSEILLRKGQDFTFDAGWAFPRKMYFDGGECAMPPPDDYPPLPSASCDQRLSAVLRSLLAGLVLLFLLF